A portion of the Equus quagga isolate Etosha38 chromosome 17, UCLA_HA_Equagga_1.0, whole genome shotgun sequence genome contains these proteins:
- the LOC124229060 gene encoding LOW QUALITY PROTEIN: olfactory receptor 1052-like (The sequence of the model RefSeq protein was modified relative to this genomic sequence to represent the inferred CDS: inserted 1 base in 1 codon), producing MTPGELALASGNHTPVTQFILLGFSNYPELQQLLFGVFLLIYAVTVVSNLGMIVLIFTDSCLQSPMYFFLSVLSFLDICYSSVITPKLLVNFLASDKSITFWGCVVQMTFFVAHATAESFLLASMAYDRFMAICQPLHYGSSMTKGTCLQLVAASYAFGGVNSAIQTGNVFTLPFCGPNQVTHYFCDIPPLLRLASGNKDTAGMVLYIFSALVTLLPAAVILTSYSLVLVATGKMRSAAGKEKALSTCASHFLAITIFYXTVVSTYDQPHGPTYDTKDQVVSVFYTTIIPMLNPFIYSLRNKNVKEALLRKLQVNIFPC from the exons ATGACACCTGGAGAACTAGCTCTTGCCAGTGGCAACCACACCCCAGTTACCCAGTTCATCTTGCTGGGATTCTCCAATTATCCAGAACTCCAGCAGCTTCTTTTTGGAGTCTTCCTGCTCATCTATGCCGTGACAGTGGTGAGCAACTTGGGAATGATAGTTCTCATCTTCACAGACTCCTGTCTCCAAAGCcccatgtattttttcctcagtGTCCTCTCTTTTCTTGATATCTGTTATTCTTCTGTGATCACACCCAAGCTATTGGTCAACTTTCTGGCTTCAGACAAGTCCATTACTTTTTGGGGCTGTGTGGTCCAGATGACCTTCTTTGTGGCACATGCAACAGCTGAGAGCTTCCTGCTGGCCTCAATGGCCTATGACCGCTTCATGGCTATCTGCCAACCCCTCCATTATGGTTCTTCCATGACCAAAGGGACCTGTCTCCAGCTGGTGGCTGCTTCCTATGCATTCGGTGGAGTTAACTCCGCTATTCAGACTGGGAATGTCTTCACCCTGCCTTTCTGTGGGCCAAACCAAGTAACACACTACTTCTGTGACATCCCACCCCTTCTCCGCCTGGCCTCTGGCAACAAAGACACAGCAGGAATGGTCCTCTATATCTTCTCTGCTCTAGTTACCCTTCTGCCTGCTGCAGTCATCCTCACTTCATACAGCTTAGTCTTGGTGGCCACTGGGAAGATGCGCTCAGCAGCTGGGAAGGAGAAGGCCCTCTCAACATGTGCCTCCCATTTCCTGGCCATTACCATTTTCT GTACTGTGGTTTCCACCTATGACCAGCCTCATGGACCCACTTATGATACCAAGGACCAAGTAGTTTCTGTCTTCTATACCACGATAATTCCCATGCTCAACCCCTTCATCTATAGTCTCCGTAACAAGAATGTAAAGGAAGCCCTACTGAGGAAGCTCCAGGTCAACATCTTTCCCTGCTGA